The proteins below come from a single Alnus glutinosa chromosome 9, dhAlnGlut1.1, whole genome shotgun sequence genomic window:
- the LOC133878204 gene encoding glycosyltransferase BC10 — MFSTPFVLSFSLLLSLPILFLLAPRFLTPRHPSLPIPLPDELHDLALFDRAVSLSKPSTFSHLSASNPKLKIAFLFLTNSDLHFAPLWQRFFHAHSGLYNVYVHADPAANVTRPKGVFDGRFIPAKRTYRASPTLISATRRLLATALIDDPANAFFAVLSQYCIPLHSFRYVYHSIVSSPSFDRTDSDPESTLFGVRIRYKSFIEILSKEPRLWRRYTSRGRFAMMPEIPFEKFRVGSQFFVLTRRHALTVIKDRTLWRKFKLPCYRDDDCFPEEHYFPTLLSMADPNGCTHYTLTRVNWTGTVNGHPHTYRPPEISRDVIYRLRQSNLSESYLFARKFTPDCLRPLMGIADSVIFRD, encoded by the coding sequence ATGTTCTCCACCCCATTCGTCCTCTCCTTCTCCCTCCTCCTATCCCTCCCAATCCTCTTCCTTCTGGCGCCTAGATTCCTCACGCCACGTCATCCCTCCCTCCCCATCCCGCTCCCCGACGAGCTCCACGACCTCGCCCTCTTCGACCGCGCCGTCTCTCTCTCCAAACCCTCCACATTCTCCCACCTCTCCGCCTCCAACCCTAAGCTCAAAATCGCCTTTCTCTTCCTCACCAACTCCGACCTCCACTTCGCTCCCCTCTGGCAACGCTTTTTCCACGCCCACTCCGGCCTCTACAACGTCTACGTCCACGCCGATCCCGCCGCCAACGTCACGCGCCCCAAGGGCGTTTTTGACGGCCGCTTTATCCCCGCCAAGCGCACCTACCGTGCCTCCCCCACGCTCATCTCCGCTACCCGCCGCCTCCTCGCCACTGCTCTCATCGATGATCCTGCCAACGCCTTCTTCGCCGTCCTCTCCCAGTACTGCATCCCCCTCCACTCCTTTCGCTACGTCTACCACTCCATTGTCTCGTCCCCGTCCTTCGATCGGACCGACTCCGACCCTGAGTCCACCCTCTTCGGCGTCCGGATCAGGTACAAGAGCTTCATTGAGATCCTATCCAAGGAGCCCAGGCTCTGGAGGCGCTACACCTCGAGGGGCCGGTTCGCGATGATGCCCGAGATCCCCTTCGAGAAATTCCGAGTCGGATCTCAGTTTTTCGTACTCACGCGCCGCCACGCGCTGACTGTTATCAAGGACAGGACGCTCTGGCGGAAATTCAAGCTTCCGTGCTACCGGGACGACGACTGCTTCCCGGAGGAGCACTATTTTCCGACGCTGTTGTCAATGGCGGACCCCAATGGATGCACCCACTACACCCTAACGAGAGTCAATTGGACCGGTACGGTCAATGGTCACCCCCACACGTATCGGCCCCCCGAGATTTCGCGCGACGTGATTTATCGGCTGCGGCAATCGAATCTTTCCGAGTCTTACTTGTTTGCGAGGAAATTCACCCCGGATTGCTTGAGACCCTTGATGGGTATCGCCGATTCGGTCATTTTTCGGGATTAA